In Nymphalis io chromosome 30, ilAglIoxx1.1, whole genome shotgun sequence, the genomic stretch aatttactttaattttttaacaatgatattaaatgtagatttttattttatcgattaaAACTGAAATTCGTGAACATTCATGGCATCGATTTATGGGTAAATCGATAAAGCTATATGATAGTAATATATCGTCGAATTAATATTCTTCTGAAAAaagttcataaaattaataaggcGATTTACTAGGATCAAGCCGTTGTAACAAATAAGAAATCTGGAAATGTAAAGGACATTATAATATAGCAATTCtaacaaaagtaaatataagtaaattttaatttcctgCATGTCtagattaaaacaattttaaacctTTTGGAGcagtagtttatttttataggcaCTTTTCTTATGATAAAAATTACTGAAACGACTTATtcgaattactttaaaattgttatcCCAATGCAagaattcttatttaattttataatcacgACAGCATCTCTCAATCTTCTTTGTGTCTACTTCTTACTATGTAATTAATTCAACGTTTCGTTTTCCAAATACAAATAGGCATATATATTTcggttatgtatatatatatatataaattgaatataaaaatattttatcgaaatcGGTTAAAAATCTCTGAAGCTATCGAAGAGAACacaaaaaagtaaagaaatatgGCTAAAAATATCTCATACGTGTCTATTtaagtaagaataaaaaaaatttgtagcTCGTTTAAAATTGCAAAAAGAGGATGACATttcggatttaaaaaaaataagttatttgattttaaaatataagttattcgATCTTCTGAGTAGACAGTTAAAAAGCATCCCTAATTAAATAACGTTCTGAAACGTTAATaagtaaagatattttttattttactaataatttacaagttcttgtttgttatataatatataaaaaataaatgatttgatgtaccaaattaacttttattttaattttttttttcatataatgatATTCATAAATTCTTTTAACGGAATTCTAAACAGGTTTTCAGTATTTTTTCTGAAGTATTTCGCTATCGGATGTTGGTAATTTAGTACGTAAATCAATTCCCGAAATTAATTAGATaaacatttcttatttttacACCACGAAGGAAGGTGCCCGAGTGCATAATGTTTCCACCGACGCGCATTCGGAGCTGCCTTCCAGTCATAAACCCGATGTTCAGACGTTTAAAACCGCATAAACCATTTAGACAAACATCGACCATTCATAATCAAACAAAGAGCGTTAACACGGCCAGTACGAAATTTCAGAAGACGAAATGGATGAATTTCCGAGCGATTTTTACAAAATGGGTGCCTCTAGGAAGTGTAATTTACGTTGGATGGTGTTATATACGTGCAAGTGTAAATTACGAGGTGTCGaaagtagaaataaaattttacgaaatGTTCCCTTTCCGGATAACAAGTCGATTGTGGGGACGGTTGGCGGCCTGCGAGCTACCAGTATCAATAAGAAGTTTCGTTTACGGTACGTATGTTAAACTcttcaatgttaatttaaatgatgCTGCGGTGAAAGAACTCACGTATTATAAGAGCTTATCTGAATTTTTCACTCGTCCTTTGCGACAAGGGGCTCGGTATATATCCCCGGCGCCTTGCGTGTCACCTTGTGACGGTGTTGTCTTAAACTGCGGCCCAGCAGATACCGATAAAATTGAACAAGTAAAAGGAGTGACATATAGCCTTGAAGAGTTCTTAGGTGAAAATAAGTGGTCTAATACGgagaataattattacaattcattattgaaaaataaaaagaatatactACATCAATGCATCATTTATTTAGCTCCTGGTGACTATCACAGGTTCCACTCCCCTTGCGATTGGACCTCAAACTTCAGACGACATTTCTCcggtaaattattgtctgtaaaTCCTTGGATGGCCCGACTGATACCGGGCTTGTTCACTGTTAACGAAAGAGCTGTGTACATTGGGGAATGGAAGCACGGTTTCTTTAGTATGACAGCGGTGGGAGCAACTAACGTTGGCTCAATAGAAATTTACAGTGACCCAGAA encodes the following:
- the LOC126780035 gene encoding phosphatidylserine decarboxylase proenzyme, mitochondrial — protein: MFPPTRIRSCLPVINPMFRRLKPHKPFRQTSTIHNQTKSVNTASTKFQKTKWMNFRAIFTKWVPLGSVIYVGWCYIRASVNYEVSKVEIKFYEMFPFRITSRLWGRLAACELPVSIRSFVYGTYVKLFNVNLNDAAVKELTYYKSLSEFFTRPLRQGARYISPAPCVSPCDGVVLNCGPADTDKIEQVKGVTYSLEEFLGENKWSNTENNYYNSLLKNKKNILHQCIIYLAPGDYHRFHSPCDWTSNFRRHFSGKLLSVNPWMARLIPGLFTVNERAVYIGEWKHGFFSMTAVGATNVGSIEIYSDPELRTNTKGKRNRIEEFENTVTYKKGELFGQFNMGSTIILLFEAPADFKFELSAGERVLVGQALTMTSKEQAR